One Nostoc sp. CENA543 genomic window, ATGATTTAGATATTGCATTACAGCAATTTCAGACTTTTGTCGCAGAGCAAGAGCGTTACACAATTGAGTATCGAGTGCGCCACAAGAATAACTACTATATTTATGTATTAGATCAGGGAATAATTATTAGAAATCAACAAGGCAAAGCAGTCAGAGTTGTTGGGAGTACAACCGATATTAGCGAACAGCAAGCTGCATTTCGAGAACGTAAATCCGCAGAAATGGCATTGCGTCAAAGCGAAGCCAAATTCCGCCGCATTGTGGAATCCAATATTGTCGGTGTGTATTTCGGTGATTTCAGTGGCAAAATATACGAAGCCAATAATGCTTTCTTAGAAATGCTTGGTTACAGCCGTGCAGAACTAGAAGCGGGTCAGCTGTACTGGAATGTGATGACACCCCCAGAATATCAAGACCTCGACCAACACAAAATGCAGGAATTGCAGATTTATGGAGCTTGTAACCCGTTTGAGAAGGAATATCTGCACAAAGATGGCTCGCGTGTGCCTATATTGCTGGGAATTGCTCAAATTGAAGGGAGAGAGGATGCTGGCTATGCTGCGTGTTTTGTACTTAATCTCAGTCAACGTAAACGTGCTGAAGCAGCTTTACGCCGAAGTGAGGAACACTATCGTTACTTATCGAATGTCGTACCTCATCTAGTGTGGATTTGTAATCCTCAAGGAGAATGTGAACATCTGAATCAACGCTGGTATGAGTTTACTGGACGGACTATTGAGCAATCACTGGGATTTGGCTGGAAAGATGTCATTCATCCTGATGATTTGGCTGTGGTAATGCGGGAATGGACAAAAGTAATGCACATAGGAGAACCTTATGAACAAGAAATGAGATATCGCAAATATGATGGCAGTTATCGCTGGCATTTAGTCAGAGCTATTCCCATTAAAAATCAGCAAGGGGAAATCAGACAATGGTTTGGTTCTAGTACGGATATTGATGATTACAAACAATTACAAGCAGAACGCGATCGCCTTTTGCAACTAGAAAAAACTGCCAGAACAGAAGCTGAAGCCGCTAACCGTGCCAAAGATGAGTTTGTAGCGATGGTATCTCATGATTTGCGATCGCCACTTAATGCGATTCTGGGCTGGGCGCAACTGCTGAAAACTCGTAACTTGGATGAAGCTGATTTTACCCGCGCCGTAGAAACTATTGAACGTAATGCCAAATCCCAAGCCAAACTCCTAGAAGACTTGCTTGATATCTCACGTATTCTTCGCAGCAAATTACGGTTAGAACTGACTCAAGTGAATTTAGCGGCAATTATCAGTGTAGCGATTGAGACTGCTTACCCCTCAGCCCAAGCGAAAAATATTATTATAGAATCAGCAATTGATCAATCAATTCCCAGCATTACTGGTGATATTCATCGATTATTGCAAGTTTTAGGCAATCTGCTTTCTAATGCTATTAAATTTACCCCGGATAGCGGCAGAATTATTGTTACTCTATCAGGCGAAAATGCTCAAGCTCAAATTACGGTAACTGATACTGGAATTGGTATTGATCCAGAGTTTCTCCCCCAGGTTTTTGAACGCTATCATCAAGCAAATATTCATCATCAACAGGGTGGTTTAGGATTAGGTTTG contains:
- a CDS encoding PAS domain-containing protein gives rise to the protein MAQPLTILIIDDSPEDRHTYRRHLQQESENNYEIIEYELGEDALEFCQKSLPDAILLDFLLPDVDGLEFLAELQRIAQKNMPAVVMLTGYGNEDIAVQAMKNGVDDYLVKGQTTGENLRSTLYSAIKNVKLRAELHRSEEQLRESQKLVERIAKTTPGILYVYDLVEQQNVYLNQKITNILEYTPQSIQALGKEFLTHIMHPDDLAKIPSVFQQFDTAEDGEVVEHEYRMRHANGEWRWFNSRNSIFSRNPDGSPRQIVGTAFDITSRKQIEQELRDSNERFQLATAAINSLIYDWNVETNQVTRTEGLTRILGYSLEETEPTPQWWQNCIHPDDLDIALQQFQTFVAEQERYTIEYRVRHKNNYYIYVLDQGIIIRNQQGKAVRVVGSTTDISEQQAAFRERKSAEMALRQSEAKFRRIVESNIVGVYFGDFSGKIYEANNAFLEMLGYSRAELEAGQLYWNVMTPPEYQDLDQHKMQELQIYGACNPFEKEYLHKDGSRVPILLGIAQIEGREDAGYAACFVLNLSQRKRAEAALRRSEEHYRYLSNVVPHLVWICNPQGECEHLNQRWYEFTGRTIEQSLGFGWKDVIHPDDLAVVMREWTKVMHIGEPYEQEMRYRKYDGSYRWHLVRAIPIKNQQGEIRQWFGSSTDIDDYKQLQAERDRLLQLEKTARTEAEAANRAKDEFVAMVSHDLRSPLNAILGWAQLLKTRNLDEADFTRAVETIERNAKSQAKLLEDLLDISRILRSKLRLELTQVNLAAIISVAIETAYPSAQAKNIIIESAIDQSIPSITGDIHRLLQVLGNLLSNAIKFTPDSGRIIVTLSGENAQAQITVTDTGIGIDPEFLPQVFERYHQANIHHQQGGLGLGLAIARHLVELHGGTINVTSPGVGKGATFIIKLPLL